The following proteins come from a genomic window of Microtus ochrogaster isolate Prairie Vole_2 chromosome 7, MicOch1.0, whole genome shotgun sequence:
- the Arf1 gene encoding ADP-ribosylation factor 1: protein MGNIFANLFKGLFGKKEMRILMVGLDAAGKTTILYKLKLGEIVTTIPTIGFNVETVEYKNISFTVWDVGGQDKIRPLWRHYFQNTQGLIFVVDSNDRERVNEAREELMRMLAEDELRDAVLLVFANKQDLPNAMNAAEITDKLGLHSLRHRNWYIQATCATSGDGLYEGLDWLSNQLRNQK, encoded by the exons ATGGGGAATATCTTTGCAAACCTCTTCAAGGGCCTTTTTGGCAAAAAAGAAATGCGCATTCTCATGGTGGGCCTGGATGCTGCAGGGAAGACAACAATTCTATACAAACTGAAGCTGGGTGAAATTGTGACCACCATTCCTACCATTG GTTTCAACGTGGAGACAGTTGAGTACAAGAATATCAGCTTCACTGTGTGGGATGTGGGCGGCCAGGACAAGATCCGGCCACTGTGGCGCCACTACTTCCAGAACACCCAAG GCTTGATCTTCGTAGTGGACAGCAATGACAGAGAGCGTGTGAATGAGGCCCGTGAAGAGCTCATGAGGATGCTAGCTGAAGATGAGCTCCGGGATGCCGTTCTCTTGGTGTTTGCCAATAAGCAG GACCTTCCCAATGCCATGAATGCGGCCGAAATCACAGACAAGCTGGGGCTGCACTCTCTACGCCACAGGAACTGGTACATTCAGGCCACCTGTGCCACCAGCGGGGACGGGCTCTATGAAGGACTAGACTGGCTGTCCAATCAGCTCCGGAACCAGAAGTGA